In Molothrus aeneus isolate 106 chromosome 4, BPBGC_Maene_1.0, whole genome shotgun sequence, the following are encoded in one genomic region:
- the YTHDC1 gene encoding YTH domain-containing protein 1 isoform X3, whose translation MATDGREEKDGELNVLDDILTDAPDQDDELYNPDSEQDKSEKKGSKRKTDRMENAESKRQKPSVHSSRQMMPKPPSSSVSNNKRIVSTKGKLVSEYKTEEYQRSDRNKRPDGDRKMRMSSSSREPYKGQPEKSYMRKRDIDRRAKSSTPDGSERIRHDVDRRPSRSSHSSKEEVNSEEYCSDHETGSSGSSEQGNTENEEEGMEEEEDDEGEEDEEVEEDGEEDEEEYEQDERDQKEGNDYDTRSEASDSDSESASFTDGSVRSGSGSDASDEKKKERKRARGISPIVFDRSGSSASESYADQTSKLKYILQDARFFLIKSNNHENVSLAKAKGVWSTLPVNEKKLNAAFRSARSVILIFSVRESGKFQGFARLSSESHHGGSPIHWVLPAGMNAKMLGGVFKIDWICRRELPFTKSAHLTNPWNEHKPVKIGRDGQEIEPECGTQLCLLFPPDESIDLYQVIHKMRHKRRMHSQPRSRGRPSRRDPVRDVGRRRPEDYDIHNSRKKPRIDYPPEFHQRPGYIKDPRYPEVDRRFSGVRRDVFLNGSYNDYVREFHNMGPPPPWQGMPPYPGMEQPPHHPYYQHHAPPPQAHPPYSGHHPVPHEARYRDKRVHDYDMRVDDFLRRTQAVVSGRRSRPRERDRERERDRPRDNRRDRERDRGRDRERERERICDRDRDRGERVSYGSMGECCYQVCKY comes from the exons aTGGTGAACTGAACGTTCTGGATGACATTTTGACTGATGCTCCTGACCAGGATGATGAGTTGTATAACCCTGACAGTGAGCAAgacaaaagtgagaaaaagg gatcaaaaagaaaaactgacagGATGGAAAATGCTGAAAGCAAGAGGCAAAAACCTTCTGTGCATTCCTCGAGGCAGATGATGCCAAAGCCTCCCAGTTCATCAGTTAGCAATAACAAGAGAATAGTGAGCACGAAGGGAAAGCTGGTGTCAGAGTACAAGACTGAGGAGTACCAGAGGTCTGACAGAAACAAGCGCCCAGATGGCGATCGGAAGATGCGAATGTCAAGCAGTTCCCGGGAACCTTATAAAGGACAACCAGAAAAATCTTACATGAGGAAGAGGGATATTGACAGAAGGGCAAAGTCTTCTACACCGGACGGTTCAGAG AGAATCAGGCATGATGTGGATAGAAGACCAAGCAGATCTAGTCATTCTTCTAAAGAAGAGGTGAACTCTGAGGAATATTGTTCAGATCACGAGACTGGCAGTAGTGGTTCCTCTGAACAAGGCAACACAGAGAATGAGGAGGAAGGaatggaagaagaggaagatgatgaaggggaggaggatgaggaggtggAAGAAGATGgggaggaagatgaagaagagtATGAACAGGATGAGAGGGatcagaaggaaggaaatgacTATGACACACGGAGTGAAGCCAGCGATTCTGATTCTGAATCTGCCTCTTTCACAGATGGGTCAGTCAGATCTGGGTCTGGTTCAGATGCATCAG AcgagaaaaagaaggagaggaagagagctAGAGGTATCTCTCCAATTGTTTTTGACAGAAGTGGGAGTTCTGCATCAGAATCATATGCAG accAAACAAGCAAACTTAAATACATTCTCCAAGATGCAAGATTCTTTCTCATCAAGAGTAATAACCATGAAAATGTATCACTTGCTAAGGCAAAG gGAGTATGGTCAACACTTCCAGTGAATGAAAAAAAGCTTAATGCTGCATTTAGATCAGCAAGGAGTgttattttgatattttctgtAAGAGAGAGTGGCAAATTCCAAG GGTTTGCAAGATTATCTTCAGAGTCCCATCATGGAGGATCACCTATACATtgggtgctgcctgcaggaatgAACGCAAAAATGTTGGGAGGTGTCTTTAAAATTGACTGGATTTGCAG GCGGGAATTGCCGTTCACTAAATCTGCTCACCTGACCAATCCTTGGAACGAACATAAGCCAGTAAAGATTGGACGCGATGGACAG GAAATTGAGCCGGAATGTGGAACCCAACTTTGTCTTCTCTTCCCTCCTGATGAAAGTATTGACTTGTATCAAGTCATTCATAAAATGAGGCACAAGAGAAGAATGCACTCACAACCCCGATCAAGAGGACGCCCATCCCGTCGAGACCCCGTTCGGGATGTGGGAAG GCGTCGACCAGAAGATTATGATATTCATAACAGCAGAAAGAAACCAAGGATTGACTATCCCCCTGAGTTTCACCAAAGACCAG GGTATATAAAGGATCCCAGATATCCCGAAGTAGACAG ACGATTTTCAGGAGTTCGAcgagatgtatttttaaatggg TCCTACAATGATTACGTGAGGGAGTTCCACAACATGGGACCACCACCACCATGGCAAGGAATG CCACCGTATCCAGGTATGGAGCAACCACCACACCACCCTTACTATCAGCACCATGCACCTCCACCTCAAGCTCACCCTCCATACTCAGGACATCATCCTGTACCCCATGAAGCGAGATACAGAGACAAACGAGTA CACGACTATGACATGAGAGTAGATGACTTCCTTCGCCGCACACAAGCTGTTGTCAGCGGTCGGAGAAGCCGGCCCCGGGAGAGGGACCGAGAGCGGGAGCGCGACCGGCCTCGAGATAATCGGAGAGACAGAGAACGGGACAGAGGCCGTGATcgggaaagggagagagagaggatttGTGACCGGGACAGAGACAGAGGTGAAAGAG TTTCATATGGTTCGATGGGAGAATGCTGCTATCAAGTATGCAAATACTGA
- the YTHDC1 gene encoding YTH domain-containing protein 1 isoform X2 — protein MATDGREEKDGELNVLDDILTDAPDQDDELYNPDSEQDKSEKKGSKRKTDRMENAESKRQKPSVHSSRQMMPKPPSSSVSNNKRIVSTKGKLVSEYKTEEYQRSDRNKRPDGDRKMRMSSSSREPYKGQPEKSYMRKRDIDRRAKSSTPDGSERIRHDVDRRPSRSSHSSKEEVNSEEYCSDHETGSSGSSEQGNTENEEEGMEEEEDDEGEEDEEVEEDGEEDEEEYEQDERDQKEGNDYDTRSEASDSDSESASFTDGSVRSGSGSDASDEKKKERKRARGISPIVFDRSGSSASESYAGSEKKHEKLSSSVRAVQKDQTSKLKYILQDARFFLIKSNNHENVSLAKAKGVWSTLPVNEKKLNAAFRSARSVILIFSVRESGKFQGFARLSSESHHGGSPIHWVLPAGMNAKMLGGVFKIDWICRRELPFTKSAHLTNPWNEHKPVKIGRDGQEIEPECGTQLCLLFPPDESIDLYQVIHKMRHKRRMHSQPRSRGRPSRRDPVRDVGRRRPEDYDIHNSRKKPRIDYPPEFHQRPGYIKDPRYPEVDRRFSGVRRDVFLNGSYNDYVREFHNMGPPPPWQGMPPYPGMEQPPHHPYYQHHAPPPQAHPPYSGHHPVPHEARYRDKRVHDYDMRVDDFLRRTQAVVSGRRSRPRERDRERERDRPRDNRRDRERDRGRDRERERERICDRDRDRGERGRYRR, from the exons aTGGTGAACTGAACGTTCTGGATGACATTTTGACTGATGCTCCTGACCAGGATGATGAGTTGTATAACCCTGACAGTGAGCAAgacaaaagtgagaaaaagg gatcaaaaagaaaaactgacagGATGGAAAATGCTGAAAGCAAGAGGCAAAAACCTTCTGTGCATTCCTCGAGGCAGATGATGCCAAAGCCTCCCAGTTCATCAGTTAGCAATAACAAGAGAATAGTGAGCACGAAGGGAAAGCTGGTGTCAGAGTACAAGACTGAGGAGTACCAGAGGTCTGACAGAAACAAGCGCCCAGATGGCGATCGGAAGATGCGAATGTCAAGCAGTTCCCGGGAACCTTATAAAGGACAACCAGAAAAATCTTACATGAGGAAGAGGGATATTGACAGAAGGGCAAAGTCTTCTACACCGGACGGTTCAGAG AGAATCAGGCATGATGTGGATAGAAGACCAAGCAGATCTAGTCATTCTTCTAAAGAAGAGGTGAACTCTGAGGAATATTGTTCAGATCACGAGACTGGCAGTAGTGGTTCCTCTGAACAAGGCAACACAGAGAATGAGGAGGAAGGaatggaagaagaggaagatgatgaaggggaggaggatgaggaggtggAAGAAGATGgggaggaagatgaagaagagtATGAACAGGATGAGAGGGatcagaaggaaggaaatgacTATGACACACGGAGTGAAGCCAGCGATTCTGATTCTGAATCTGCCTCTTTCACAGATGGGTCAGTCAGATCTGGGTCTGGTTCAGATGCATCAG AcgagaaaaagaaggagaggaagagagctAGAGGTATCTCTCCAATTGTTTTTGACAGAAGTGGGAGTTCTGCATCAGAATCATATGCAG GTTCAGAAAAGAAGCATGAGAAATTATCATCTTCCGTTCGTGCTGTCCAAAAAG accAAACAAGCAAACTTAAATACATTCTCCAAGATGCAAGATTCTTTCTCATCAAGAGTAATAACCATGAAAATGTATCACTTGCTAAGGCAAAG gGAGTATGGTCAACACTTCCAGTGAATGAAAAAAAGCTTAATGCTGCATTTAGATCAGCAAGGAGTgttattttgatattttctgtAAGAGAGAGTGGCAAATTCCAAG GGTTTGCAAGATTATCTTCAGAGTCCCATCATGGAGGATCACCTATACATtgggtgctgcctgcaggaatgAACGCAAAAATGTTGGGAGGTGTCTTTAAAATTGACTGGATTTGCAG GCGGGAATTGCCGTTCACTAAATCTGCTCACCTGACCAATCCTTGGAACGAACATAAGCCAGTAAAGATTGGACGCGATGGACAG GAAATTGAGCCGGAATGTGGAACCCAACTTTGTCTTCTCTTCCCTCCTGATGAAAGTATTGACTTGTATCAAGTCATTCATAAAATGAGGCACAAGAGAAGAATGCACTCACAACCCCGATCAAGAGGACGCCCATCCCGTCGAGACCCCGTTCGGGATGTGGGAAG GCGTCGACCAGAAGATTATGATATTCATAACAGCAGAAAGAAACCAAGGATTGACTATCCCCCTGAGTTTCACCAAAGACCAG GGTATATAAAGGATCCCAGATATCCCGAAGTAGACAG ACGATTTTCAGGAGTTCGAcgagatgtatttttaaatggg TCCTACAATGATTACGTGAGGGAGTTCCACAACATGGGACCACCACCACCATGGCAAGGAATG CCACCGTATCCAGGTATGGAGCAACCACCACACCACCCTTACTATCAGCACCATGCACCTCCACCTCAAGCTCACCCTCCATACTCAGGACATCATCCTGTACCCCATGAAGCGAGATACAGAGACAAACGAGTA CACGACTATGACATGAGAGTAGATGACTTCCTTCGCCGCACACAAGCTGTTGTCAGCGGTCGGAGAAGCCGGCCCCGGGAGAGGGACCGAGAGCGGGAGCGCGACCGGCCTCGAGATAATCGGAGAGACAGAGAACGGGACAGAGGCCGTGATcgggaaagggagagagagaggatttGTGACCGGGACAGAGACAGAGGTGAAAGAGGTAGATACCGAAGATAA
- the YTHDC1 gene encoding YTH domain-containing protein 1 isoform X1, whose product MATDGREEKDGELNVLDDILTDAPDQDDELYNPDSEQDKSEKKGSKRKTDRMENAESKRQKPSVHSSRQMMPKPPSSSVSNNKRIVSTKGKLVSEYKTEEYQRSDRNKRPDGDRKMRMSSSSREPYKGQPEKSYMRKRDIDRRAKSSTPDGSERIRHDVDRRPSRSSHSSKEEVNSEEYCSDHETGSSGSSEQGNTENEEEGMEEEEDDEGEEDEEVEEDGEEDEEEYEQDERDQKEGNDYDTRSEASDSDSESASFTDGSVRSGSGSDASDEKKKERKRARGISPIVFDRSGSSASESYAGSEKKHEKLSSSVRAVQKDQTSKLKYILQDARFFLIKSNNHENVSLAKAKGVWSTLPVNEKKLNAAFRSARSVILIFSVRESGKFQGFARLSSESHHGGSPIHWVLPAGMNAKMLGGVFKIDWICRRELPFTKSAHLTNPWNEHKPVKIGRDGQEIEPECGTQLCLLFPPDESIDLYQVIHKMRHKRRMHSQPRSRGRPSRRDPVRDVGRRRPEDYDIHNSRKKPRIDYPPEFHQRPGYIKDPRYPEVDRRFSGVRRDVFLNGSYNDYVREFHNMGPPPPWQGMPPYPGMEQPPHHPYYQHHAPPPQAHPPYSGHHPVPHEARYRDKRVHDYDMRVDDFLRRTQAVVSGRRSRPRERDRERERDRPRDNRRDRERDRGRDRERERERICDRDRDRGERVSYGSMGECCYQVCKY is encoded by the exons aTGGTGAACTGAACGTTCTGGATGACATTTTGACTGATGCTCCTGACCAGGATGATGAGTTGTATAACCCTGACAGTGAGCAAgacaaaagtgagaaaaagg gatcaaaaagaaaaactgacagGATGGAAAATGCTGAAAGCAAGAGGCAAAAACCTTCTGTGCATTCCTCGAGGCAGATGATGCCAAAGCCTCCCAGTTCATCAGTTAGCAATAACAAGAGAATAGTGAGCACGAAGGGAAAGCTGGTGTCAGAGTACAAGACTGAGGAGTACCAGAGGTCTGACAGAAACAAGCGCCCAGATGGCGATCGGAAGATGCGAATGTCAAGCAGTTCCCGGGAACCTTATAAAGGACAACCAGAAAAATCTTACATGAGGAAGAGGGATATTGACAGAAGGGCAAAGTCTTCTACACCGGACGGTTCAGAG AGAATCAGGCATGATGTGGATAGAAGACCAAGCAGATCTAGTCATTCTTCTAAAGAAGAGGTGAACTCTGAGGAATATTGTTCAGATCACGAGACTGGCAGTAGTGGTTCCTCTGAACAAGGCAACACAGAGAATGAGGAGGAAGGaatggaagaagaggaagatgatgaaggggaggaggatgaggaggtggAAGAAGATGgggaggaagatgaagaagagtATGAACAGGATGAGAGGGatcagaaggaaggaaatgacTATGACACACGGAGTGAAGCCAGCGATTCTGATTCTGAATCTGCCTCTTTCACAGATGGGTCAGTCAGATCTGGGTCTGGTTCAGATGCATCAG AcgagaaaaagaaggagaggaagagagctAGAGGTATCTCTCCAATTGTTTTTGACAGAAGTGGGAGTTCTGCATCAGAATCATATGCAG GTTCAGAAAAGAAGCATGAGAAATTATCATCTTCCGTTCGTGCTGTCCAAAAAG accAAACAAGCAAACTTAAATACATTCTCCAAGATGCAAGATTCTTTCTCATCAAGAGTAATAACCATGAAAATGTATCACTTGCTAAGGCAAAG gGAGTATGGTCAACACTTCCAGTGAATGAAAAAAAGCTTAATGCTGCATTTAGATCAGCAAGGAGTgttattttgatattttctgtAAGAGAGAGTGGCAAATTCCAAG GGTTTGCAAGATTATCTTCAGAGTCCCATCATGGAGGATCACCTATACATtgggtgctgcctgcaggaatgAACGCAAAAATGTTGGGAGGTGTCTTTAAAATTGACTGGATTTGCAG GCGGGAATTGCCGTTCACTAAATCTGCTCACCTGACCAATCCTTGGAACGAACATAAGCCAGTAAAGATTGGACGCGATGGACAG GAAATTGAGCCGGAATGTGGAACCCAACTTTGTCTTCTCTTCCCTCCTGATGAAAGTATTGACTTGTATCAAGTCATTCATAAAATGAGGCACAAGAGAAGAATGCACTCACAACCCCGATCAAGAGGACGCCCATCCCGTCGAGACCCCGTTCGGGATGTGGGAAG GCGTCGACCAGAAGATTATGATATTCATAACAGCAGAAAGAAACCAAGGATTGACTATCCCCCTGAGTTTCACCAAAGACCAG GGTATATAAAGGATCCCAGATATCCCGAAGTAGACAG ACGATTTTCAGGAGTTCGAcgagatgtatttttaaatggg TCCTACAATGATTACGTGAGGGAGTTCCACAACATGGGACCACCACCACCATGGCAAGGAATG CCACCGTATCCAGGTATGGAGCAACCACCACACCACCCTTACTATCAGCACCATGCACCTCCACCTCAAGCTCACCCTCCATACTCAGGACATCATCCTGTACCCCATGAAGCGAGATACAGAGACAAACGAGTA CACGACTATGACATGAGAGTAGATGACTTCCTTCGCCGCACACAAGCTGTTGTCAGCGGTCGGAGAAGCCGGCCCCGGGAGAGGGACCGAGAGCGGGAGCGCGACCGGCCTCGAGATAATCGGAGAGACAGAGAACGGGACAGAGGCCGTGATcgggaaagggagagagagaggatttGTGACCGGGACAGAGACAGAGGTGAAAGAG TTTCATATGGTTCGATGGGAGAATGCTGCTATCAAGTATGCAAATACTGA
- the YTHDC1 gene encoding YTH domain-containing protein 1 isoform X4: MATDGREEKDGELNVLDDILTDAPDQDDELYNPDSEQDKSEKKGSKRKTDRMENAESKRQKPSVHSSRQMMPKPPSSSVSNNKRIVSTKGKLVSEYKTEEYQRSDRNKRPDGDRKMRMSSSSREPYKGQPEKSYMRKRDIDRRAKSSTPDGSERIRHDVDRRPSRSSHSSKEEVNSEEYCSDHETGSSGSSEQGNTENEEEGMEEEEDDEGEEDEEVEEDGEEDEEEYEQDERDQKEGNDYDTRSEASDSDSESASFTDGSVRSGSGSDASDEKKKERKRARGISPIVFDRSGSSASESYADQTSKLKYILQDARFFLIKSNNHENVSLAKAKGVWSTLPVNEKKLNAAFRSARSVILIFSVRESGKFQGFARLSSESHHGGSPIHWVLPAGMNAKMLGGVFKIDWICRRELPFTKSAHLTNPWNEHKPVKIGRDGQEIEPECGTQLCLLFPPDESIDLYQVIHKMRHKRRMHSQPRSRGRPSRRDPVRDVGRRRPEDYDIHNSRKKPRIDYPPEFHQRPGYIKDPRYPEVDRRFSGVRRDVFLNGSYNDYVREFHNMGPPPPWQGMPPYPGMEQPPHHPYYQHHAPPPQAHPPYSGHHPVPHEARYRDKRVHDYDMRVDDFLRRTQAVVSGRRSRPRERDRERERDRPRDNRRDRERDRGRDRERERERICDRDRDRGERGRYRR; the protein is encoded by the exons aTGGTGAACTGAACGTTCTGGATGACATTTTGACTGATGCTCCTGACCAGGATGATGAGTTGTATAACCCTGACAGTGAGCAAgacaaaagtgagaaaaagg gatcaaaaagaaaaactgacagGATGGAAAATGCTGAAAGCAAGAGGCAAAAACCTTCTGTGCATTCCTCGAGGCAGATGATGCCAAAGCCTCCCAGTTCATCAGTTAGCAATAACAAGAGAATAGTGAGCACGAAGGGAAAGCTGGTGTCAGAGTACAAGACTGAGGAGTACCAGAGGTCTGACAGAAACAAGCGCCCAGATGGCGATCGGAAGATGCGAATGTCAAGCAGTTCCCGGGAACCTTATAAAGGACAACCAGAAAAATCTTACATGAGGAAGAGGGATATTGACAGAAGGGCAAAGTCTTCTACACCGGACGGTTCAGAG AGAATCAGGCATGATGTGGATAGAAGACCAAGCAGATCTAGTCATTCTTCTAAAGAAGAGGTGAACTCTGAGGAATATTGTTCAGATCACGAGACTGGCAGTAGTGGTTCCTCTGAACAAGGCAACACAGAGAATGAGGAGGAAGGaatggaagaagaggaagatgatgaaggggaggaggatgaggaggtggAAGAAGATGgggaggaagatgaagaagagtATGAACAGGATGAGAGGGatcagaaggaaggaaatgacTATGACACACGGAGTGAAGCCAGCGATTCTGATTCTGAATCTGCCTCTTTCACAGATGGGTCAGTCAGATCTGGGTCTGGTTCAGATGCATCAG AcgagaaaaagaaggagaggaagagagctAGAGGTATCTCTCCAATTGTTTTTGACAGAAGTGGGAGTTCTGCATCAGAATCATATGCAG accAAACAAGCAAACTTAAATACATTCTCCAAGATGCAAGATTCTTTCTCATCAAGAGTAATAACCATGAAAATGTATCACTTGCTAAGGCAAAG gGAGTATGGTCAACACTTCCAGTGAATGAAAAAAAGCTTAATGCTGCATTTAGATCAGCAAGGAGTgttattttgatattttctgtAAGAGAGAGTGGCAAATTCCAAG GGTTTGCAAGATTATCTTCAGAGTCCCATCATGGAGGATCACCTATACATtgggtgctgcctgcaggaatgAACGCAAAAATGTTGGGAGGTGTCTTTAAAATTGACTGGATTTGCAG GCGGGAATTGCCGTTCACTAAATCTGCTCACCTGACCAATCCTTGGAACGAACATAAGCCAGTAAAGATTGGACGCGATGGACAG GAAATTGAGCCGGAATGTGGAACCCAACTTTGTCTTCTCTTCCCTCCTGATGAAAGTATTGACTTGTATCAAGTCATTCATAAAATGAGGCACAAGAGAAGAATGCACTCACAACCCCGATCAAGAGGACGCCCATCCCGTCGAGACCCCGTTCGGGATGTGGGAAG GCGTCGACCAGAAGATTATGATATTCATAACAGCAGAAAGAAACCAAGGATTGACTATCCCCCTGAGTTTCACCAAAGACCAG GGTATATAAAGGATCCCAGATATCCCGAAGTAGACAG ACGATTTTCAGGAGTTCGAcgagatgtatttttaaatggg TCCTACAATGATTACGTGAGGGAGTTCCACAACATGGGACCACCACCACCATGGCAAGGAATG CCACCGTATCCAGGTATGGAGCAACCACCACACCACCCTTACTATCAGCACCATGCACCTCCACCTCAAGCTCACCCTCCATACTCAGGACATCATCCTGTACCCCATGAAGCGAGATACAGAGACAAACGAGTA CACGACTATGACATGAGAGTAGATGACTTCCTTCGCCGCACACAAGCTGTTGTCAGCGGTCGGAGAAGCCGGCCCCGGGAGAGGGACCGAGAGCGGGAGCGCGACCGGCCTCGAGATAATCGGAGAGACAGAGAACGGGACAGAGGCCGTGATcgggaaagggagagagagaggatttGTGACCGGGACAGAGACAGAGGTGAAAGAGGTAGATACCGAAGATAA